One window of the Vicinamibacteria bacterium genome contains the following:
- a CDS encoding VWA domain-containing protein → MSLSVESYWPLLLIPAVLFLFWVRRRTETSLSRRHLAALTLVRAAVASMLLLTLMRPHLNRPSTDISAIFVVDVSRSIAPEFLSAAIQWCADAVATGRPAHARFIGFAGDAAIVERADELGRIAVYDGASVERGANGTQGVIDQSRTNIERALRQAMGSFAPHSLKRLVLVTDGHETEGDLSSVLPELEADAVRVFTMPAAARSEGDSWIERIEVPEGLRAKEMAEVGVLVFSRVPKEATVGLETPSARLAEKSLTLPPGFSRVSFEVQLPDEGIVDLLARIDTASDPFPVNDQRLQTVSVGPAARILYVEGHPPSAPYFRNALESAGFEVVLVPGVSFARSGLSLGEFDAIVLSDVSAGSLDERIMLELESYVRDQDGGLIFAAGETSYGEKGYSDTIVERVLPVQFRVEEKWKDLSLVVVLDKSYSMYGRKIALAKEATKAALDLLEDTHRFGVVTFDWNPYTTIPLQMASNKEWIKEGISRIQASAQTNIYPALERAYEQLIESPSKVKHVILLSDGKTYPDDYEELVKRMVEDEITVSTVAVGEEADQELLAAIADWGSGRSYFILDAEKVQQIFIEETQIALEATLVEEAFKPVLKREIEALKDVDFDEAPSLRGYVSTLPKEGAEVVLEARDEDPLLARWHYGMGRAVMFTSDVKNRWATDWLAWEGYGRFWAQIVRETMRRQHGAEVDFRVERKGDAAEIDLSVVDENGEYPKDLEPVIRVSGPSRDVSTVRMRQTAPGQYHASVAVSVSAEAPWRFELSEDGLSPDLAAKVGGTRSVSYSYPDEYRFYPPDLEKLETIARETGGQFQPEAADIFSDFGERARVPTDLWPITALLGLLLYLLDIAMRRVPWLWQRLTD, encoded by the coding sequence ATGTCGCTGAGCGTCGAAAGTTACTGGCCGTTGCTCCTGATTCCCGCCGTGCTCTTCCTGTTCTGGGTCCGGCGACGCACCGAAACGTCCCTGAGCCGGCGGCATCTTGCCGCCCTGACCTTGGTGCGAGCGGCCGTCGCGTCGATGTTGCTCCTGACCCTCATGCGCCCCCATTTGAATCGGCCGAGCACGGACATATCGGCGATTTTTGTGGTCGACGTTTCCCGCAGCATCGCGCCCGAGTTCCTGAGCGCCGCCATACAGTGGTGTGCCGACGCCGTTGCGACGGGGCGGCCCGCCCATGCCCGGTTCATTGGATTCGCTGGGGATGCGGCCATCGTGGAGCGCGCCGACGAGCTCGGTAGGATCGCCGTGTACGACGGCGCTTCGGTCGAGAGGGGTGCGAATGGCACTCAGGGCGTCATCGACCAGAGCCGCACGAACATCGAGCGGGCTCTCCGCCAGGCGATGGGAAGCTTCGCCCCCCACAGCCTGAAGCGATTGGTTCTCGTCACCGATGGGCACGAGACCGAGGGGGACTTGAGCTCGGTGCTGCCGGAGCTCGAAGCCGACGCGGTGCGGGTCTTCACCATGCCCGCAGCTGCCCGATCCGAAGGCGATAGCTGGATCGAGCGAATCGAAGTCCCCGAGGGCCTTCGCGCCAAGGAGATGGCAGAAGTCGGCGTCCTGGTGTTCAGCCGGGTCCCGAAGGAGGCGACCGTGGGGCTCGAGACCCCGTCCGCGCGTCTGGCGGAAAAATCATTGACGCTCCCGCCGGGCTTCAGCCGCGTGAGCTTCGAAGTACAGCTTCCCGACGAAGGGATCGTCGATCTTCTGGCGAGGATCGATACCGCCAGTGACCCGTTTCCCGTCAACGATCAGCGTCTTCAGACCGTGTCCGTGGGGCCGGCTGCCCGGATTCTGTACGTCGAAGGGCATCCGCCGAGCGCTCCCTACTTCAGAAACGCCCTCGAGTCTGCCGGCTTCGAAGTCGTCCTGGTGCCGGGTGTTTCCTTCGCAAGGTCGGGCTTATCGCTCGGTGAGTTCGACGCCATCGTTCTCAGCGATGTGTCCGCCGGAAGCCTCGACGAACGCATCATGCTCGAGCTCGAAAGCTACGTCCGAGACCAGGATGGTGGCCTCATCTTCGCGGCGGGCGAAACGAGCTATGGAGAGAAAGGTTACTCGGACACAATCGTGGAGCGGGTGCTTCCGGTGCAGTTTCGCGTCGAAGAGAAATGGAAGGATCTCTCGCTCGTCGTCGTTCTCGACAAGTCCTACAGCATGTACGGGAGGAAGATCGCGCTCGCCAAGGAGGCGACGAAGGCGGCGCTCGATTTGCTGGAAGATACGCACCGGTTCGGGGTGGTCACCTTCGACTGGAATCCCTACACCACGATTCCGCTCCAGATGGCGTCGAACAAGGAATGGATCAAGGAAGGCATCAGCCGCATTCAGGCGAGCGCACAGACGAACATCTATCCCGCACTCGAACGGGCCTACGAGCAACTGATCGAAAGCCCCTCGAAAGTCAAACACGTCATCCTGCTCTCGGATGGCAAGACCTATCCCGACGACTACGAGGAGCTCGTGAAGCGCATGGTCGAGGACGAGATTACCGTCTCGACGGTCGCGGTGGGCGAGGAGGCGGACCAGGAGCTCTTGGCCGCCATCGCCGATTGGGGCAGCGGTCGCAGCTACTTCATCCTCGACGCCGAGAAAGTCCAGCAGATCTTCATCGAGGAGACCCAGATCGCCCTCGAGGCGACGCTCGTCGAGGAAGCGTTCAAGCCAGTCCTCAAACGGGAGATCGAGGCACTGAAAGACGTCGACTTCGACGAGGCTCCCTCTCTGCGCGGCTACGTGAGCACGCTTCCCAAGGAAGGAGCCGAGGTCGTCCTCGAAGCGAGAGACGAGGACCCGCTGCTCGCGCGTTGGCACTACGGAATGGGACGCGCGGTCATGTTCACCTCCGACGTCAAGAATCGATGGGCGACCGACTGGCTCGCGTGGGAGGGTTACGGCCGCTTCTGGGCACAGATCGTGCGAGAGACGATGCGGAGGCAACATGGCGCGGAGGTGGATTTCCGCGTCGAGAGAAAAGGGGACGCCGCCGAGATCGATCTCTCCGTCGTGGATGAGAACGGCGAGTATCCGAAAGACCTCGAGCCCGTGATTCGGGTGAGCGGGCCGAGTCGGGACGTATCGACGGTTCGGATGCGGCAGACGGCCCCTGGCCAATACCACGCCTCGGTCGCCGTGTCGGTCTCGGCCGAAGCCCCGTGGCGATTCGAGCTTTCGGAAGACGGGCTCTCACCCGACCTCGCCGCCAAGGTCGGCGGCACGCGGAGCGTCTCCTATTCCTACCCCGACGAGTACCGCTTCTATCCACCGGATCTGGAGAAACTCGAGACCATTGCACGGGAAACGGGAGGGCAGTTCCAGCCGGAGGCGGCGGACATCTTCTCGGACTTCGGTGAACGCGCGAGAGTACCGACCGATTTGTGGCCGATCACGGCATTGCTCGGCCTGTTACTCTATTTGTTGGACATTGCCATGAGACGAGTACCCTGGCTCTGGCAGAGACTCACCGATTGA